GTATAAGGTAAAGAGCTTTTGGTCCCTCATGCCGTCAAATATTCCCAAGCGAACCCCGCTATCAATCCATCCATAGGAATAATTAAGGGATGCGAAGGCGTTTATGATATCTCCCTTTGCATAAAAAAACTTGGCATCTTCGAAATAGCTCTTAATCATTTTAAAGCTATCTTCTGCGAATTTCCTTAGAAAAGACCTTTCCGGAACAGCTATACTGAGTTTTGAGAGAGCAGCTTCTTCAACCTCTATATAATGTTTTACCTTTGCAATAAGTTCATCTTCAATCAAGGGAAACACCCTCAGATCTTTTCTTGAAGAACCCGCTGTTTTTCAGATTCCATAAATTCAGACATTTTGGCCATAAGATCGGGATATTTTATTGACAGTATTCGAATTGCCAACAGAGCTGCATTCTTCGAATTGCCAATAGCAACAGTAGCTACTGGCACACCAGAAGGCATTTGCACTATTGATAGCAGGGAATCCATCCCTCCTAGGTTTTTCGTAGGAACTGGCACTCCAATCACCGGCAATGGAGTCATCGCAGCAACCATGCCAGGCAGGTGTGCAGCTCCGCCTGCTCCAGCTATTATAGCTTCTATTCCAGAGGAAGCTGCCTCCTTTGCAAACTGCATCATAAACTCTGGAGTCCTATGTGCAGAGACCACTTTCGAGATTACATCTACACCGAACTCGTTGAGTGTATCTATGGCGGCTTTCATTACTTCGTAATCGCTTGAACTCCCCATGATTACTGCAACCTTTGGCATGAATCGCAAATCTCTCAACCACTAGTTAAGTTTTGTCCTTAATCTCTTTAGTATTATCGCTGATACCATACTCATCGAGATATTCTTTTAACTCTTCTGATGAGCTGATGACTGCGGTTGAAGCTTTCCTTATCCTATTCATTATTGCAAGGCCTATACCTTTCTCTTCAAATGGGATAATGACGCCGTAATTGTAGCTACTATCGTCTAATTCGATAAAGCTCGAGAATAGGTTGTGCGCAACTGAATAGAGGTCGGAATCTCTGCCTACTATAATCTTATTCGTGCTTATCCCTTGAGATACCTCTTCTGTACACATCAATACACCATTGTTTGGTAGCTCTTCTTTAAGAGATTCAACAACTTCCCTATCTTTACACAGAAATATCTTCTTGTTAGGGGAATAGTGCCTATACTTCATGCCGGGTGTTATAGCAACCTTTGCCTCTGCCTTGCCCAGCGCAACCTTATCAACTGTTATTTTACCAAATAAAGGTTCTAGATCTTCTACAGAAAATGCCCCTGGCCTAAGCAACCTTACAGGATCCTGCGTTAGATCTATTATTGTGGATTCTATTCCGAATTTGACTTTTCCGGCATCTATAATAACATCGACCCTGCCATCAAGAAATCTTATGGCATCCTTCGAATCAGTTATACTAGGTTTTGTCGATATATTGGCAGAAGGAGCTGCTATAGGACCGGCCATATCGATTAGGTTCCTAGCTATACTATCAT
This genomic stretch from Thermoplasma volcanium GSS1 harbors:
- a CDS encoding L-threonylcarbamoyladenylate synthase, whose translation is MTRVIHIDRNSYSKDDLYYAVEALKHGGTVVFPTETVYGLGANAMNDEACKKIFIAKGRPSDNPLIVHISDMDQLENFSKNVKEEYKAILKELWPGPLTVVVEKANGIPDTVTAKLPTVAIRMPDDSIARNLIDMAGPIAAPSANISTKPSITDSKDAIRFLDGRVDVIIDAGKVKFGIESTIIDLTQDPVRLLRPGAFSVEDLEPLFGKITVDKVALGKAEAKVAITPGMKYRHYSPNKKIFLCKDREVVESLKEELPNNGVLMCTEEVSQGISTNKIIVGRDSDLYSVAHNLFSSFIELDDSSYNYGVIIPFEEKGIGLAIMNRIRKASTAVISSSEELKEYLDEYGISDNTKEIKDKT
- the purE gene encoding 5-(carboxyamino)imidazole ribonucleotide mutase, translating into MPKVAVIMGSSSDYEVMKAAIDTLNEFGVDVISKVVSAHRTPEFMMQFAKEAASSGIEAIIAGAGGAAHLPGMVAAMTPLPVIGVPVPTKNLGGMDSLLSIVQMPSGVPVATVAIGNSKNAALLAIRILSIKYPDLMAKMSEFMESEKQRVLQEKI
- a CDS encoding DUF357 domain-containing protein, producing MIEDELIAKVKHYIEVEEAALSKLSIAVPERSFLRKFAEDSFKMIKSYFEDAKFFYAKGDIINAFASLNYSYGWIDSGVRLGIFDGMRDQKLFTLYE